A stretch of the Vigna radiata var. radiata cultivar VC1973A chromosome 7, Vradiata_ver6, whole genome shotgun sequence genome encodes the following:
- the LOC106766153 gene encoding GDSL esterase/lipase At5g45960, translating to MQASFSHSFHSKLFLLLILSCFVATIGASKKEVSAMYVFGDSTVDPGNNNFIDSAFRSNFPPYGRDFVNQVPTGRFTNGKLGTDFIASYLGLKDLLPPYLDPNLSDKEIITGVSFASAGSGFDPLTPTLGNVISIPKQLEHFKEYKQRLEGMLGEGKTEYHMNNAFFFISAGTNDYVINYFSVPIRRNYTPLTYGQFLLQHVKDFIQNLWKEGARKIALVGLPPMGCLPIVITLNSHNVFFKRGCVDKYSAVARHYNMMLQHELFLMQLNFSNVPLGAKISYIDIYEPLNNMIQWHENFGFDEVDHGCCGSGYIETTFMCNGFSFVCSDPSKFVFWDSIHPTEKAYFHLFMVARPNIDALINA from the exons ATGCAAGCCTCTTTCTCACACTCCTTTCACTCTAAgcttttcttgcttttgatCTTGTCATGTTTTGTAGCCACCATTGGAGCTTCTAAGAAGGAGGTCTCAGCCATGTATGTGTTTGGAGACTCCACAGTAGACCCTGGAAACAACAACTTCATAGACTCCGCTTTCAGAAGCAATTTTCCACCATATGGTAGAGATTTTGTTAACCAAGTTCCCACAGGAAGGTTCACCAATGGGAAGCTTGGCACTGATTTTATTG CTTCATATTTAGGGCTAAAAGACTTGTTACCACCATATTTGGATCCGAATCTCAGCGACAAAGAAATTATAACCGGTGTCAGCTTTGCCTCTGCTGGTTCTGGCTTTGATCCACTAACTCCAACTTTGGGT AATGTAATTTCAATACCAAAGCAATTGGAACATTTTAAAGAATACAAACAGAGGTTGGAGGGTATGCTTGGTGAGGGAAAAACCGAATATCATATGAACaatgctttctttttcatcagCGCGGGTACAAATGACTacgttattaattatttttcggTGCCGATACGAAGAAACTATACTCCATTAACCTATGGACAGTTCTTGCTTCAGCACGTTAAAGATTTCATACAG AATTTATGGAAAGAAGGTGCAAGAAAAATAGCTTTGGTTGGACTACCTCCAATGGGGTGCTTACCGATCGTGATCACATTGAATTCACATAATGTGTTTTTCAAGCGTGGTTGTGTAGACAAGTATTCAGCTGTTGCGAGACATTACAATATGATGCTTCAACATGAATTGTTCTTAATGCAACTAAACTTCTCCAATGTTCCTCTGGGTGCCAAAATCTCGTACATCGACATATATGAACCCTTGAACAACATGATCCAATGGCATGAAAATTTTG GTTTTGATGAAGTTGATCATGGTTGCTGTGGAAGTGGTTACATCGAAACAACCTTTATGTGTAATGGGTTTTCATTCGTGTGCTCTGATCCATCAAAGTTTGTCTTCTGGGATTCAATACACCCTACGGAAAAGGCATACTTTCACTTATTTATGGTAGCTCGTCCCAACATCGATGCCCTAATTAACGCCTAG